The DNA region TCTGGCTCTCAACTTCTCCGTTTTCTACTACGAGATCCTCAACTCCCCCGACCGTGCTTGCCACCTCGCCAAGCAGGCTTTTGATGATGCTATTGCCGAGCTCGATTCCCTCTCTGAGGAGTCTTACCGCGACAGCACCCTTATCATGCAGCTTCTCAGGGATAACCTTACCCTCTGGACCTCGTCCGATAACGGCGAGCCTGAGGCTACCGAGGTtcccaaggaggagaagaccgaggagaagcccactgaggagaaggctgctgagccCGCACCTGAGAATTAAGCGGCTCGTCCATGACGGGATCGTCGAAACATTCCGAGAAGGTTCTCTCGGGACCCCACACCTCGTTTTGGTTGCTTGATAAGCTGTAATTGGAGGCGATGTGGGTCAATATCAGACCTTTAGTTGCCGGAGACTGGACTACATCGTCTGGCCGTGCCGGTTGGGCGGGTGCAGTGCTATGCGGTAGCAATAGCACTAGCGGTTCATGCAAGGGCGAGACTGCGCAAGGGAGTTGGTTGATGTTAGGGGGAAACTGAAAATGCAGGGCATGGTGCTTTCTCGTTTTATTACctctgtttttgttttgagTCTCCTTTTTACAGCTTTGCTTGCTTCCCTTGGTTCGGAGTTGTGTCGGTTCAAATCTCCAGTTTTCTgacgaggggaggaggaaaggccAAGCCACCCATCGAAGTCGCTCGCCATTCTATCTGGCGAGGAAATGAAACCCATTTAAGCCGAATACCTCTTTTAGTGTCATATGTCCCATTCTACGAGCTTTGATGTATCTCCTCCACCGATCACGTCCCTTTGTCGTTACAGGCAAGTTGGTGCCTAGATATTTTATGGGCTTAAGAAGGCGCATGTTTCTATGTGGATTATTTATGAACCATGATCACCACAGTACACATCACTACTATGCTAGTCCTAACTGTGAACTCCCCTTTGCACTGTAACTGCCCCTCTACATGCAgtctgaaaaaaaaaaaaaaaaaggaggaaaaAACCAAAAGCCACTGACACTGTGAATGTCAATTTCAAATACAGTTTATCtgaacctccaccacatAAGCCTCACAAACTCAAATCACCAACCACTCAGGATCTCGTTTGTTCAGGTAGGTATTAtgtaatattattaaatcTGCTTTCTCACAGCGCCCCAATTTCATTATTACCCCCTTCGCTGTTTCGAACTCCTGGCTTAGCCATCCGTAaacgcccccccccccacccctcctcccttctctcCTTATTCCGCCTCCAAATATATATTCCAAACCAGAAAACAAACTAAtaacccccatctcccctaTATAcgctcccacccctcaaaaGCCagaccaaaaacaaaaacaaaactctTCTCTTTCGCTTTGTGTAATGCTGAACCAAAATGCGAACAATGCTTATCCCAACTTCCACTCCTCAGCCACCTCCTCGATGAGCGGGCATATATATATtcaacaaaccaaccaccgCACACAAGTCTCCGCTATTGTCTCTtgtaagaaaaaaaaacagaaacatCTCACCACTCCGGCAAAGGCCAAGCAGcaatatcctcctcccaatcAATCCAGTCAAAATCCGTTTCCACCGGGGGCAGCTCAATCctcacatcctcctcaccctccgccGACAACACAGATGGAGATCCCGGCCGATGATGACCCAgttccacctccccatcatcgcaAAACTCGCACCGACCACAATCATGACGAACCCGAATGTTTGGTAGATGTTGCCGGCTCGACTGCTGCCTATCCGCCGCTGGACCGCGAATAATCCTCCCCCAATCCAACACCGGCTCCGGATACTGAAATTGCTGTTGCCTCTTCTCTGCTGAGCCCGGAGAATGATCGCCAACCCCGCGATATTTCCTCCTCAGCCCATGACGGCTTCTGTCAGTGGTTGTTCTTCTCAAGCGACGAGTGGGATCAATGTTGCCGGGGAAAtgattaatattattatcttcccttccttctctACTATAGGGAGGGTAAGGGTATGTAGAAGATGATGTGTGCGCGGCCGGAAATGTCCCGTAGCCACCACGTATAGAATTATGAGGTTGTAATAATggggtcggtggtgatggaccTCGTCTTGGTCGTTTTTTCTTCATGCGGCCTCTCTCATCCCTCCCAGGGTCCCAAGGCTGATTCTCCCCGCAGGAAGTTCTCACCAAGGAACGACGAGGCCCCACGTCGTCGTACACTTCTTGCCCATGGCACCCACCAAGAACAAATCTCCCAGCTTTGTCGAGAAGTCTCAACACCTAGTCGCAAAACCGCCGACATTTATCTTTCGATGAGTTGTACAGAGTTCGCATCCATGGTCCCTATTCATTGGGCTTTGAGCGTTGTAGCAGCGCCGCTGCCCGTGCCAAGCGGGATGACATCCTTCCTGGGGTGGGCCGTGGGGCGGCGGACGAGTCTGTGAGACTGGAATCAGATGGTGGCGTGATGACCGCGGCCTGGGCGGTAGGGCGGCGTCCGGGAAATATATCCATGCTAAGTGATTTCTGCGTAGGCCTAGGTGTGGGTGTCGAGACCAGCCTCTGGTTTGAGAGCCACTTTGGCTGGCTTTTTGGTCTTGTCAGCTCCCGGATTTCCGCGTCCCTTTTATGCGCACTGCCCATCCTATTCGGCTTGACGCGTCGCAAGAGGTCCGTAACCTTCTTGCCGAAGCCCAATCCTGGCCGCATTTTGCTGTTTTCGCTGTCAGCCCGACTGCCATCCTCTTctggtggcggcgatggcggccTGCTACAATTCCGACATACATCTTCCGCCTCCTGTCTCGCATCACCGTTAGGCGTCGGACCAAAGCCCTGTGCTTTGCTTTTGTTCCTTTCAGCAGCCTCTTTCTTTCTACCCTTTTcacccccatccacctccataATCTCTGAGCACTGGCAGTACGTCTCAGCCATGCCAACACCCTCGCTCCACCCTCGGATCCAGTCTGCCTTCTTTCCTTGATTTCGGCTGGGCAGGAGTTGTTGCCTTGTGGAAAGCCAGTCGGGATTACTGGTCTCCTGTGGTGTGGGAGGCGTATTGCGTTGCTCCTGGGTCTGCGCCGGAGCTGTTCTTGCTGTCGGGGCTGTCCGTGTGGTTGAGTCGACGGGGCTCTCACAGGCGCCATCTTGTTGGTCTGCCTGAACTTGAAACACCTGGCTACCCAACGACTTTTGTTCTTGACTTGTAAATCCAACCTTCACTATGTCTGGGTTAGACGCGGGCGCATCGTATACGTAGCTGTAGTCATCCGAATATGGCGTAGCTCGTATGAATTCGGACAGGGctagtggtggtgttggacgGTGAGGTGTCGTTGACCCCCCGAAGGAGAATTCCCCAGAGCGATCCATAGTCGGCCACTTTCCGGAGCGATCGTGTTTGGATACGAGAAGCGTGTGGTCTAAGGAGCGATGTATCCAGGGAGGATAGGATAGGTAAAAAGGACGGCTACTTTCAGATGGCGATGTTCGGGTATACGGGAGAAAATCGAGTCAACGATTGAAGCGACCCGCAGTGTCGAAATGCTGTGTGGTCTTTAtgccgacgaggagaagcGCATAGATGGCCGGGATGCGGCAGGAAAGCCAGAGCACCTCCAAAGCATGAACGCGCCGCGGACTTGGGAGCAGCGTATTCGACCGTGGACACTGAGCTGAAGATGGCGATGGTTGTTTGGTGAACGGACGGAGCAACCGGTAGACAACCGTGCTGGAGGTACCTTGGTATGGCCCTTGGCTAGACTGGCCAAATCGAAGAAGCAACGCCCCAAAGTTTAAAAAGCTCCACAGCACTCAGCTTGAATCGTCTGATATGGAGCCAAGCACAAAAAAAATGGGAAAGCGCAAATGGGCTGGTAACTTCGATCAAGTTCGGTCTTGGTGATCCACGTGCGGGTGGGCAGTGTTGTCTGCCCTGACTGACGTTCTCTTCAATATCACGACGAAGACTCGTGACCGGCAGACAGAAGGCCCGAACCTGTTCCTGCTTTCGACTCGCCCAGCAGTGACACTAGTCCGAGGCCATTTCCTGTCCAATTCCGGCTTGGATATCTTCCAGTTTCCGCTTATCAAGGAGGCTCAGTGATGTGAGGCGGTCTAACGATCACAGCTGGACGTCGTGTGGCGATGTGTCAAAAAACAGCAACAGACTTGCTCCTCGCCATAATCTTTCGGGGATGCTGATTTGCGTGCTTCGGCGTAGAAGTTCAGAAAAGGCCGACCAGCGTTTTCTCCCGGCGCCGAAAAAGATAGCCCCAAGCCTTCCAAAGTCAATTGCAAAAGATGAAATCGGAGAAAAAGCATTGGGAAGCAGGCGGAAAAGGGACCGCGTTGAGAAGTGCGGCGGCGGATCACGGCACCAAAAAACCCACCGCATGCAACCACTGCAAGCCCCACTGCCCTGCACCACACCACTGGAAAGGTGCTCCCTTCCCCAGCGCACCGGTCCTCGGCAGAGGGGTAGTGACCTGGTTGAGCCCTGGAAAAAGTCACGATGGACCAATAAAGTCGATACAGacccccagccccaacgCTAAACAATATCGATAATTGACGAGCCTAGCCTTTCTCAGGGCTACACCAGCACGGGACTAGCGTCGGGATGTGCGATTTCCCCTTGGagttggtgggtgaggtgtTGCCGTCAAACCGGGTCAGTCGCGTGAACCCTCGCTGCAGGATGCGCCCAGTTCAATTAATTTATCCAAACCGTAACAATATTTCCCAAACCTGTGCCCCAAAAAAGTCTCAGATGCGGGTGGCgctgaaaaggagaaggTAACTACACTCGGGGAGTCGGAGAAAACCCGGCTGTCACAGATAGAGAAATCCCAAACGcgaaaagagaagagggtgcTGCGGCAGATGCACAACATTGGATGTACAATGACGTACTGCCCAATGTTCTGGACCAACCCATCACTTTACAGCTGTTCAAAGCCCTTAGGATATATCACAACAAAACCAGTGGGAAGATGCCAGGCTACCTATCCGTAAGCATCTTCCTATCGCATTCCTGGGGACTAAAAATCTGGTTCAAGAAAACCACATGTTGCAAGTCAATCACAACCATGTCAGATTCGGGACGCGCCAAGAGCGTTGAAAGCAGCCACAtgcccccctccatcttcatAAATCTCTTGGCCTTGAATCCCAAAAATGAGACCTTCCCCAAACAAACTTTTCGGTCTACTAGTCTATCCTTTTGTAAACTACTTCAAGATATTTATTTTCCCTGCTGGCCAGACCGGTGGTGATTCACACCATCGGAGTCAGCAGTTGTTGAGAGATAAGCGTGTACGCCATCTGCTCGTGTTCTTTGAGCACACTCAGACGACCATGTTTCAGTTACGCCTTCATTCAGCCACACCGAAGGTTACCACAACCATAAAATGCTCCAACTTCCCTCAACTGCGCTACAACAAACATTGCTCCCGAGCTGCCATAACTATTAGAATGGCACCTCCAGAAGAACTCTCCAACGGCATGAAAACAGTAGAAACAAAATTATgacaaccccatcctctctGTATTCTGTAATTCCTGTATACCTGTATCAACTTCAAAAGCCTGTATGATATCACTTCCCACCCTTGACATCAAACCACCTTTTCCAGAACGCCTATGAAACTCAAATTCATTTCGCCCTTTCTACCAAGTCCATTACGCCAAGGGGCTCGTTCAAGTTGAAGGCTTCAAAGCCTCCCAGccgccaacttcaacacCGGTATCATCCCCTAACAGGTCGACCGTCGATGTCATCGCCGACTTCCTAGGCGccggtggcggagggggggtcTGCTTCACAGTCTGTGGTTGCGCTGCCGTACCAAGCGGTTTGCGAATAGGTAGCTGCGGTCTCCGCTCAGTCCCACCTGGCTGGCCTGCCAAACCCGGGAGCGGTATGCCTCCAGCGGGTGTTGAGCGTCCTGAAGAGGTGATGCTGGCACTAGTGTTTGCTCGTCGGGGTAGttgtggtggcggtgggaacTCATCTCTCAAACTCACGTTGCTAGAGGGTGGACCGTTCGAGAGAGACCCGGAAACCGTCGAGGTTGaccggcgaggaggaaagcCTGGCAGAGGAGTCTCTAAGCTATCTTGCAAAGCCTTCAAGTCCGACATCGAGCTGGAATGGTCATCTGCGTTTGGGGGAGACGACGAGGCCACAAGATGAGCTGGTTTCTTCGCTACAGGAGGTGCTGGCTTGTGTTTAATAGTTTGTTGAGCAGACTGCTGCgtgggctgctgttgttgctgcggcTCCGTCGGCTTCGAAGTAAGAGGCAGAACCGGCAGTCCATTCCCCACTGGTACACGCTTTTGGTGCAGTGCGGCGGTTGGGTTATTGACGGTTGATCCAGTACTCAAACCAGTTTGCCTgcgaggcggaggtggaggaggggccgcaTCTGATTGGGTAGGCCTCGAATCCTCACTGATCGGCTTTCTTCCAACTTTGGCGGGCAGAGTGGATGGATCGAAAGGAGGGGGCAGCTTTCTTGGTGTCGTACTTGATGCCGAAGATGAGAGAAGAGCAGAGACATTAACATGCTCAAATGGCGAAGTTGACATGCTTGAGAAGGATGATAAACGAGATTCAGATCTTGGGACATTAACCCAATCCGGCTCATCCGTTGGCGCATACGGGTTAGTAGGACGCTTCGGGTTAAGAATCGTGATATATGCTGGGCTTTCGGGTTTGGGTGGGCTGATCTGTGAGCGTGCCATCTTTCCATTTTCAAGCCACCATTTCTGGCGGTCTGAACTTGATGGCGGAAGCCCGGGTTCGATAGCCTCATACCCGATCAAGTCTTCTTCATCCGACTCCTCTGTGGCAAGGTTTGCTGTTTCTCCGCCTACTTCGGCTCTCCGTCGCTCGTAGATCTGGCGACTGATCTTTTCTCGCAACCTTTCATTGACGATATCGACCTTGCATTCGAAGATGGCATACACGGGCCGGTGATCAGAGAAGCGCAGGGGAGCCGAGTTGTAGGCCAGCTGCCGGAGATTTGTCCCCTTGCGCAAAATGCGGTCTGTCCATGCTGGTATGCGTGCTTTCTCCCTATTCGAGTTATCAGTAACTGGCCTCACAACTATCGCCTGTGTCAGTCCGAACTTACGAGCTGTCAAAGTCATCAGTACCAACATCATACTTGTACGTTGGCATAAACATGATTCGTGCCTCGGAGTAGTACTGGAAAGCGAGCCCGGCCACCATTTGCAGATTTAGCTGGTCGTTTTCGAACAACCTCTCTAAATCCCTTTGCCTGACCAACTCCTTTGCCGGTTCAAGGCCTAGGCCAATACGGTAGTTGAAGTCACCAAACCATATGACAGATTCTACGTTTCATTGTTAGCAATGTTACCTTTTGAAGAGGTTGGGTCGCCAAACTGACCGTGATCCGCAATCCCCCTGTTTCTCTGGAACCGGAGACCTTGGTCAATGGTAGCATAGTCTCTATTCCGCTCATCGTAGTTGGCAAATCCAGCTGCGAGGTGAGCCGTGACGAAGCAGATTGGAGTATTGGCGAAATCCAGCCGAATAGCAACAGCTCCCTTGTTGCCTGCCATGCCCGACATTCCTGTCTTCTTGACGCTTCCTTCAACGTTCTTGATGTGATGGAGAACGGAGGCTTTCACAAAGATGAACAGCGCAGCCCCCACAAGCTGTCCACTCCGCAGTAACACATACTTTTCGTTCTCTTCTCGGCTGTAGTTGTGGTCCAGGGTTCTCTTAATAGCCTGCTCCCACATTTGTTTTCTCGTTGGGTCGCTGTTCATGATCTGCTGCGGGTTgagctcaacaacctcctgGAAGCCAATGGCAATGATTTCTGGCTGTTTGGACCGAGCCTCAGGGGGACAAAGCCACACTGACAAGTCCTCATCGATACCGTCCGTGCGTCCGTTCAGGT from Podospora pseudoanserina strain CBS 124.78 chromosome 1, whole genome shotgun sequence includes:
- a CDS encoding hypothetical protein (EggNog:ENOG503PYQT), translating into MDRSGEFSFGGSTTPHRPTPPLALSEFIRATPYSDDYSYVYDAPASNPDIVKVGFTSQEQKSLGSQVFQVQADQQDGACESPVDSTTRTAPTARTAPAQTQEQRNTPPTPQETSNPDWLSTRQQLLPSRNQGKKADWIRGWSEGVGMAETYCQCSEIMEVDGGEKGRKKEAAERNKSKAQGFGPTPNGDARQEAEDVCRNCSRPPSPPPEEDGSRADSENSKMRPGLGFGKKVTDLLRRVKPNRMGSAHKRDAEIRELTRPKSQPKWLSNQRLVSTPTPRPTQKSLSMDIFPGRRPTAQAAVITPPSDSSLTDSSAAPRPTPGRMSSRLARAAALLQRSKPNE
- the syj1 gene encoding Inositol-1,4,5-trisphosphate 5-phosphatase 1 (EggNog:ENOG503NVRN; COG:U), which encodes MDYSTSSSALWAGQPPSPEKSSQILIRDYPHRAIAIASNTHALILRHSTAAADGFGLISARTRTNTFDSLSTKCMVEFSPKSHNLLDDYRPLTPRPIYGTLGLISIGRDVFLCVITQASRVATIRPGETVERIEAVQFFCLNSAEYDDIVALDPYNDADSDAASVYGQGLGRNQIVEHPCQELQKLLSNGTFYYSTDFDVTNRMQDRPADAEAFNIDNFDESFLWNSFMIRPLVEFRSRLQEQAREDLDASRILTSAIRGFCRSWAIPQSSAPLRAGKTGLPSYLTVTSRLSCKRAGTRFNARGIDDDGNVANFVETETTYWSPRGVVFSYVQVRGSVPVFWEQAAVLLPNQQKITITRSADGTQPAFDKHFADLEKAYGAVHVINLLATNKPGEFELTNLYRVGIHNCPLSRPEGVQSRDHALLRDTEYDFHAETKGPQGYMAANEIRRYIEGSADGFAYYLAQESDEPGDNNGSKKAEKSRRYVVVLQQEGVFRTNCLDCLDRTNLIQTIVSQMAVESFLGHRGEYATSDFWSRHSNLWADNGDSLSKIYAGTGALKSSFTRHGKMSLAGAIADVRKSATRLYHNNFTDKARQTTIDTLLGRLVGQAPVVLYDPISDYVASELQRRSGEFSTNETINILVGTFNLNGRTDGIDEDLSVWLCPPEARSKQPEIIAIGFQEVVELNPQQIMNSDPTRKQMWEQAIKRTLDHNYSREENEKYVLLRSGQLVGAALFIFVKASVLHHIKNVEGSVKKTGMSGMAGNKGAVAIRLDFANTPICFVTAHLAAGFANYDERNRDYATIDQGLRFQRNRGIADHESVIWFGDFNYRIGLGLEPAKELVRQRDLERLFENDQLNLQMVAGLAFQYYSEARIMFMPTYKYDVGTDDFDSSEKARIPAWTDRILRKGTNLRQLAYNSAPLRFSDHRPVYAIFECKVDIVNERLREKISRQIYERRRAEVGGETANLATEESDEEDLIGYEAIEPGLPPSSSDRQKWWLENGKMARSQISPPKPESPAYITILNPKRPTNPYAPTDEPDWVNVPRSESRLSSFSSMSTSPFEHVNVSALLSSSASSTTPRKLPPPFDPSTLPAKVGRKPISEDSRPTQSDAAPPPPPPRRQTGLSTGSTVNNPTAALHQKRVPVGNGLPVLPLTSKPTEPQQQQQPTQQSAQQTIKHKPAPPVAKKPAHLVASSSPPNADDHSSSMSDLKALQDSLETPLPGFPPRRSTSTVSGSLSNGPPSSNVSLRDEFPPPPQLPRRANTSASITSSGRSTPAGGIPLPGLAGQPGGTERRPQLPIRKPLGTAAQPQTVKQTPPPPPAPRKSAMTSTVDLLGDDTGVEVGGWEALKPST